A single region of the Saprospiraceae bacterium genome encodes:
- a CDS encoding WD40 repeat domain-containing protein encodes MRFITTDAPSVEIRGHKKRINSITFTPDDQYLLTASNDQQIKLWDLQGNEIRTYRGHASYVNTITVSGDGTWFVSGGEEGQLNYWKLDSKIVKAYQLDDAVTSVNFSPDGQRLLVATGGGYQDIFSLTNDLLIEADQLDALFLEAEQVKPAFLYDLEGQLITSLEAHTGPILTVSFSQDGRKILTGSEDGTAIIWDSEGKVLQRLQGHALSVIASSFSPDGSQVATASNDSTVILWDTLGQQRLRLDTFAHIVSSLAFSPDGQYLLSGCRDGKAWLWDLDTYQPRIFVGSGQEISAVAYAPNGKWIAAGESGVKEDSLSIWNVAGSLLLRIAINSEDKTGYGSINSITFSPDSQSIAVATGEGAVKVFDLKGNILQTIRPFKATNASSVAISPNGHWILVGYENGGAKRYTNITNNPIKTRQAQ; translated from the coding sequence ATGAGGTTTATTACAACTGACGCACCTTCTGTGGAAATAAGAGGTCATAAAAAACGAATCAATAGTATCACCTTCACGCCTGATGACCAATACCTGTTAACGGCGAGCAATGACCAGCAAATCAAGCTTTGGGATTTACAGGGTAATGAGATACGCACCTATCGGGGGCATGCTAGTTATGTCAATACGATCACTGTGTCAGGTGATGGAACCTGGTTTGTCAGTGGCGGCGAAGAGGGGCAACTCAATTATTGGAAATTGGATTCCAAGATAGTCAAGGCTTACCAATTGGACGATGCGGTTACATCAGTCAACTTTTCACCAGATGGCCAGCGCCTGCTGGTGGCCACAGGCGGCGGGTACCAGGATATCTTTAGTCTAACGAATGATTTATTGATCGAAGCAGATCAATTAGACGCTTTGTTTTTGGAGGCTGAACAGGTGAAACCAGCATTTCTGTATGACCTGGAGGGGCAGCTTATCACTAGCTTGGAAGCACATACAGGGCCAATTTTAACGGTATCCTTTTCTCAGGATGGGAGGAAAATCCTGACTGGCAGTGAGGATGGTACCGCTATTATTTGGGATTCTGAGGGCAAGGTTTTACAGCGGTTGCAGGGGCATGCGCTATCGGTAATAGCTTCCTCGTTTTCGCCAGATGGAAGCCAGGTAGCTACCGCAAGTAATGATTCAACAGTCATCCTTTGGGATACATTAGGACAACAACGCCTGCGACTAGACACCTTTGCCCACATCGTTTCCAGTCTGGCTTTCTCCCCTGATGGCCAGTACCTACTAAGTGGCTGCCGTGATGGGAAGGCTTGGTTATGGGACCTGGATACTTATCAACCTCGCATCTTTGTGGGAAGTGGCCAGGAAATTTCAGCAGTTGCCTATGCCCCCAATGGAAAGTGGATAGCAGCCGGAGAATCTGGGGTAAAGGAAGATAGCCTTAGTATTTGGAATGTAGCAGGATCGCTACTTTTGCGAATAGCAATTAATAGCGAAGATAAAACAGGATATGGATCAATCAACAGTATCACTTTTAGCCCAGATAGCCAATCCATTGCAGTGGCTACAGGAGAAGGTGCTGTTAAAGTGTTCGACTTAAAAGGAAATATCCTTCAAACTATTCGACCTTTTAAGGCTACGAATGCCTCCAGTGTAGCTATTTCACCTAATGGCCATTGGATACTGGTCGGTTATGAAAATGGCGGGGCTAAACGCTATACCAACATTACCAACAACCCAATCAAAACAAGGCAAGCCCAATGA
- a CDS encoding caspase family protein, with protein sequence MSTFTIIPQLGHGTYAVVDAIMLSEEYLLISLDEKGTLVVWETLSARQLRELNLPPWANKLLLTAEDLFIYDKSSGNSLVWPLDLIRQLKKRSYQKGDLKHEKTSPAITEQKAFSQLRDEILKHHPQGFMMQQQIAFHGVTEWDDVLTIAYTGSLNGVNSLHVYQEIIKKGDLISPSPHYTLKESSTDEQQLLYLSKDGKYLVTTTKGAGPIYLWNVQRIPGVLERKLEINRPEIRRPIGQKGNGVSVQLQNNRVFSLSLGQGLVIKERFPLLSKHSPADPIKWGWTGDKCAFTEEIETPQVFLYDENGVTPIMPPLDLLIEQMAFSAGDHFFAILHADGQFLVYDTKQAQAAKAHWRFPGAQCFTFHPKEHILVVGFPLSAGDYKVAFYDLTSADDLQVPPEAFSTLIFADQSNRMEIAFSQEGNYLILTGPGQFEILDTSQLKSSITPLFPTRKASGPQIAKGKLVGFFAPIAGSTLIFDQDQKILLENRKTRKIEIWEIAELKKMAIRMEQNLEDGQIERKTLGKMGKSYFIPPFNILLFEKAPLAFLTRPNEECIKIFNWEKEAYFGQLFLLDEKRFLLMDRFGNYYSSSDTHDLVAFLIQEEIYPIDQFDLLFNRPHIVLNQLGIVKEEVIKSFQKAHQNRLKRTLGEGLDKIDADQRKAPLREVNLGKILHDLITNNRGLMPQVEIQDKYAIPGSTDEPALDFKVTLKGKDLLRFNIYINNVPINARVRVGEEDKEMSGTKGLPLKNIGTEILEVEIINLQLSTGQNKIEVSLLNQQHIEGLRDTLYVNYQPNSSDQKSKLFLVRLAVDHYLNGPDLLFPQINMLALRDGFLKQISSPQSPFKELVLSGLRLRGADLTKDNLIEKIKPVLQNTTEQDAVIVFYAGHGIRDPETQALFLGTTEIDFNHPSDKGIPYEVLEQLLDGIPARNKLLLIDACFSGEQTDDLESFNLMKSLFVDLRRGIGATVIVSATSLQEAEEGRDLGFTVFGRSLLDGLGFNDTAEVEADEDGDGKVFVSDLLDFLEKKVPRLSKGRHAAASRAENIDQKWRLV encoded by the coding sequence ATGAGCACTTTTACCATCATACCGCAACTCGGTCATGGCACTTATGCGGTGGTAGATGCCATCATGCTGTCCGAAGAATATCTACTGATTTCACTTGATGAAAAAGGAACTTTAGTCGTTTGGGAAACCCTATCTGCCCGGCAATTGAGGGAACTGAATTTACCTCCTTGGGCCAATAAGCTATTACTGACAGCAGAGGACTTGTTTATTTATGACAAATCGAGTGGGAATTCATTAGTCTGGCCATTGGATTTGATCCGACAACTTAAGAAAAGAAGTTACCAAAAGGGAGATTTAAAGCATGAAAAGACATCGCCAGCGATAACGGAACAAAAAGCTTTTTCGCAACTGCGAGATGAAATACTTAAGCATCACCCTCAAGGCTTCATGATGCAGCAACAAATTGCATTTCATGGTGTGACAGAATGGGATGATGTGCTGACTATTGCCTACACAGGATCGCTAAATGGCGTAAATAGCCTTCATGTTTACCAGGAAATTATAAAAAAAGGAGATTTAATAAGTCCATCACCCCATTATACCTTAAAGGAATCATCGACCGATGAACAGCAACTGCTTTACCTTAGCAAGGATGGAAAATATTTGGTCACGACCACCAAGGGTGCTGGCCCTATCTATCTTTGGAATGTACAACGAATCCCTGGTGTTTTAGAGCGAAAACTGGAAATCAACCGACCGGAAATTAGAAGACCTATCGGGCAAAAGGGAAACGGGGTTAGTGTACAATTGCAGAACAATAGGGTGTTTTCGCTTTCATTGGGACAAGGACTAGTGATTAAGGAGCGCTTTCCTTTGCTTTCCAAACATTCTCCCGCCGATCCGATTAAATGGGGTTGGACCGGGGATAAATGCGCCTTCACTGAAGAAATTGAAACACCTCAAGTCTTTCTATACGATGAAAATGGCGTCACGCCCATCATGCCTCCTCTCGATCTGCTTATTGAACAAATGGCCTTTTCTGCAGGTGACCATTTTTTTGCCATTTTACATGCAGACGGCCAATTTTTGGTATATGATACGAAGCAAGCCCAAGCAGCTAAAGCACATTGGCGCTTTCCTGGCGCACAATGTTTTACCTTCCATCCAAAGGAACATATCTTAGTTGTTGGTTTTCCTCTTTCAGCGGGAGATTATAAGGTGGCCTTTTATGACCTGACATCCGCTGATGATCTGCAAGTTCCTCCAGAAGCCTTCAGCACTTTGATCTTTGCAGATCAGTCAAATCGGATGGAGATAGCCTTTAGCCAAGAGGGGAATTACCTGATTTTGACAGGGCCAGGGCAGTTCGAAATATTGGATACTAGTCAATTAAAAAGCAGCATTACACCGCTATTTCCAACTAGAAAGGCAAGTGGACCTCAAATAGCAAAAGGCAAGCTAGTCGGCTTTTTTGCTCCAATTGCTGGCAGCACGCTTATTTTCGATCAAGACCAAAAGATTTTATTGGAGAATCGGAAAACCAGGAAAATAGAAATATGGGAAATAGCCGAATTAAAGAAAATGGCTATTCGAATGGAGCAGAACCTGGAGGATGGCCAAATAGAAAGGAAAACCTTAGGTAAAATGGGTAAATCTTATTTTATACCCCCTTTTAATATACTTTTATTTGAAAAGGCCCCACTTGCCTTTTTAACCCGACCCAATGAAGAATGCATCAAAATTTTCAATTGGGAAAAAGAAGCATATTTTGGTCAACTATTTCTGCTGGATGAGAAAAGGTTTTTGCTTATGGATCGGTTTGGTAATTATTATTCTTCCTCAGATACGCATGATTTGGTTGCCTTTTTAATCCAGGAAGAGATTTATCCCATCGATCAATTTGACCTGCTTTTTAATCGACCACATATCGTTTTAAACCAATTAGGCATCGTGAAAGAGGAAGTGATCAAGTCGTTTCAAAAAGCCCATCAAAATAGATTGAAAAGAACTTTAGGTGAAGGTTTGGATAAAATTGACGCAGACCAAAGAAAAGCCCCATTGAGAGAGGTGAATCTTGGCAAGATATTACACGATCTTATTACAAACAACCGAGGATTGATGCCCCAGGTGGAAATACAGGATAAATATGCTATTCCGGGGTCAACCGATGAGCCTGCGCTGGATTTTAAGGTAACATTGAAAGGAAAGGACCTGTTACGTTTCAATATCTATATCAATAATGTGCCTATTAATGCCAGGGTGAGGGTTGGGGAAGAAGATAAAGAAATGAGTGGAACGAAAGGATTGCCCCTGAAAAACATCGGAACGGAGATTCTTGAGGTAGAAATAATAAACCTTCAGCTATCAACAGGCCAAAATAAGATCGAGGTTAGCTTGTTGAACCAGCAACATATAGAGGGGCTAAGGGATACTTTATACGTCAACTATCAACCGAATTCGTCTGACCAAAAGTCGAAATTATTTTTAGTAAGGCTAGCCGTGGATCATTATCTTAATGGCCCGGATTTGCTTTTCCCCCAAATCAATATGTTGGCCTTAAGGGATGGCTTTCTAAAGCAAATCAGCTCCCCTCAAAGCCCTTTTAAAGAGTTGGTATTGAGTGGTTTAAGGTTAAGAGGTGCCGATTTGACGAAAGATAACCTAATAGAGAAGATTAAGCCTGTTTTGCAAAACACGACTGAGCAGGATGCTGTGATCGTTTTTTACGCTGGTCATGGTATTCGGGATCCTGAAACCCAAGCCCTATTTCTTGGGACAACGGAGATAGATTTTAATCATCCCAGCGATAAAGGTATCCCTTACGAAGTGCTCGAACAACTACTGGATGGCATTCCTGCTAGAAATAAACTCCTCTTAATCGATGCCTGTTTTTCTGGAGAGCAGACCGACGATTTGGAAAGTTTCAATTTAATGAAATCCCTCTTTGTAGATTTAAGAAGAGGTATTGGCGCGACGGTTATCGTAAGTGCCACTTCCTTGCAGGAGGCCGAAGAAGGACGAGACCTGGGGTTTACTGTATTTGGCAGGTCCTTGCTGGACGGTTTAGGTTTTAATGATACAGCGGAAGTCGAAGCCGATGAAGATGGGGATGGGAAAGTATTTGTTTCCGATTTATTGGATTTTTTGGAAAAGAAAGTACCACGTCTTTCTAAAGGAAGGCATGCCGCCGCTTCCAGAGCAGAAAATATAGATCAAAAATGGCGTTTAGTCTGA
- a CDS encoding BlaI/MecI/CopY family transcriptional regulator, which yields MSAKPFRQPTEPELEILQVLWEHQPTTVKFVHEQLVQQREVGYTTILVQMQRMLEKEMIARKKEGKQHLYSATFSESEIQQSLYDKLVNTAFKGSPMSLVMHALGHNKTSKQELDELQQWLDLQKKKE from the coding sequence ATGTCAGCTAAACCTTTTCGTCAACCAACAGAGCCTGAACTTGAGATTCTGCAAGTATTATGGGAGCATCAGCCCACTACCGTTAAATTCGTGCACGAACAGTTGGTTCAACAACGGGAGGTAGGGTATACGACCATTCTGGTGCAGATGCAACGGATGCTCGAAAAGGAAATGATCGCGCGAAAGAAAGAAGGAAAACAGCACCTGTATAGTGCTACATTTTCCGAATCTGAAATCCAGCAATCCCTTTATGACAAGCTTGTCAATACCGCTTTTAAAGGCTCTCCAATGAGCCTGGTCATGCATGCGCTTGGCCATAACAAGACGAGCAAACAGGAGCTGGATGAGCTGCAACAATGGCTTGATTTACAGAAAAAGAAGGAATAA
- a CDS encoding M56 family metallopeptidase: MIDYFRTDPMVQAMGWTLVHSLWQATGLAILLRLVLAFTPLAFAKLRYAFSLSAVGLVFLTSVLTFQQHYRVERAALDIKIATKQLPAVEAVAMPVDGPAVVATYDVGASFWFELNRRIQNLIPLLPAIVLLWLGGTILLMFWLGFSWWNANRLTLAETTAVPQEWLERLTALRQKMGIKRPVGLFFSPRVTDALTLKHFKPVILLPIGLLNALSTEEVEAILLHELAHIRRWDYLVNCFQLALEVLFFYHPAVWWMARQVRESREHCCDDLALQLGGSDRMQYAQALTSLTAFSFTHKTPFAMTATGQNKNFTVRIKRLFGIQPTRTLGKSFLSASLAGLLLLVFTFSARAELLEFMEDDGRVEEIAQPVDTSSMDATLEEFLLAWLYKEPAFKGKKVALNAPLEGGLFIHLNGSSGSIYDENIPLFFLNGQQLPNPGNVKVPAAIGQLDLQTIYTIGLVRGEKSKEYGINDLDQKLVIVATNEWAAENLPKPERKDRSIKKEEKPKVYTDSMLMEIKYYMRSGDMFMGGSIGEKPTTVQFKISQEDNPTSYPIYILNGKEVPINRYGKFPSELRKVLIDSLVIMNEELAASRYGERGQEAGVYLLYDKLEGEKPVGQLTQQQLQQIESSIQITTTAAAPQMTLQFELPIVKPVNLQVLNEKGELIKQLANGWKLRGKNKYTWRPEAGEKGTYTMRLQIGDEVIIKMFTL, translated from the coding sequence ATGATTGACTACTTCCGAACCGATCCTATGGTACAGGCCATGGGTTGGACGCTTGTGCACAGTTTATGGCAAGCCACTGGTCTGGCTATTCTCCTTAGGCTTGTCCTTGCTTTTACCCCCTTGGCTTTTGCAAAACTGCGCTATGCTTTTTCACTTAGTGCTGTAGGATTGGTATTCCTAACGTCGGTTTTAACCTTTCAACAGCATTATCGGGTAGAACGGGCCGCTTTGGATATCAAAATCGCGACAAAGCAGTTGCCTGCCGTTGAAGCAGTGGCAATGCCTGTTGATGGGCCTGCCGTTGTGGCAACCTATGATGTCGGCGCTAGTTTTTGGTTCGAATTAAATAGGCGTATTCAAAATCTCATTCCTTTATTACCGGCCATCGTATTACTCTGGTTGGGGGGCACGATCTTGCTTATGTTTTGGTTGGGTTTTAGTTGGTGGAACGCCAATCGCTTGACCCTGGCTGAGACGACTGCTGTGCCCCAAGAATGGCTTGAACGTTTAACGGCATTAAGGCAAAAAATGGGTATAAAACGCCCAGTAGGTCTATTCTTTTCTCCTCGGGTGACGGATGCCTTGACCTTAAAACACTTCAAACCCGTTATTTTGTTGCCCATTGGGCTTTTAAACGCACTCTCCACTGAGGAGGTGGAAGCCATTTTGCTTCATGAATTAGCCCATATCCGGCGCTGGGATTATTTGGTTAATTGTTTTCAATTAGCTTTAGAAGTCCTGTTTTTTTATCATCCGGCAGTTTGGTGGATGGCTCGCCAGGTGCGCGAATCGCGCGAGCATTGTTGTGACGATCTTGCCCTGCAATTGGGCGGAAGTGATCGAATGCAATATGCCCAGGCATTGACCAGCCTCACTGCTTTTTCATTCACTCATAAAACACCATTTGCTATGACAGCGACAGGTCAAAATAAAAATTTCACGGTTCGTATTAAGCGTTTATTCGGTATTCAACCTACCCGCACTTTGGGAAAATCCTTTTTATCGGCTAGTTTGGCAGGGCTTTTATTACTAGTATTTACCTTTTCAGCTAGGGCTGAATTGCTGGAGTTTATGGAAGATGACGGCCGAGTAGAAGAAATAGCTCAGCCAGTGGATACCAGTTCCATGGACGCCACCCTGGAGGAATTCTTGCTTGCATGGCTGTACAAAGAGCCAGCTTTTAAGGGAAAAAAGGTGGCCTTAAATGCACCGCTGGAAGGAGGCTTATTTATCCATTTGAATGGATCATCAGGTTCTATTTATGATGAGAACATTCCCTTGTTTTTCTTAAATGGCCAACAGCTTCCCAATCCTGGCAATGTGAAAGTGCCGGCAGCCATTGGTCAATTGGACTTACAAACGATCTATACCATCGGCTTGGTCCGAGGGGAGAAGTCAAAAGAATACGGCATCAATGACCTGGATCAAAAGCTGGTCATTGTAGCCACCAATGAATGGGCTGCCGAAAACCTGCCAAAGCCAGAACGAAAAGACAGGTCAATAAAAAAGGAGGAGAAACCTAAAGTTTACACCGATTCTATGCTGATGGAAATCAAGTATTATATGCGAAGTGGAGATATGTTTATGGGGGGAAGCATCGGAGAAAAACCAACTACTGTTCAATTCAAAATCTCCCAGGAAGATAATCCAACCAGTTACCCTATTTACATCTTAAATGGCAAGGAAGTCCCCATCAATCGCTATGGTAAGTTTCCGTCTGAATTGCGCAAGGTGCTGATAGATTCTTTGGTTATTATGAATGAAGAACTTGCTGCCAGCAGGTATGGAGAAAGAGGACAAGAAGCTGGGGTGTATCTTTTGTATGATAAACTAGAAGGGGAAAAGCCTGTTGGCCAATTAACCCAACAGCAGCTCCAACAAATTGAATCTTCCATACAAATAACGACAACTGCTGCTGCTCCTCAAATGACACTACAGTTTGAACTCCCCATTGTGAAACCTGTCAACCTCCAGGTTTTAAATGAAAAAGGAGAACTAATTAAACAGTTGGCCAATGGTTGGAAATTGCGTGGGAAAAACAAATATACCTGGCGGCCAGAGGCCGGCGAAAAAGGAACTTACACCATGCGCCTGCAGATTGGCGATGAAGTGATTATTAAGATGTTCACCTTGTAA
- the ggt gene encoding gamma-glutamyltransferase gives MQPIFRQVLFLGLCLLTSLSYAQSGRLPAPAKHGMVTSSQYLGSEVGQAILKAGGNAVDAAVATAFALAVTYPSAGNIGGGGFLVYHGADGTVTTFNFREKAPLAATSDMYLDENGKIRNNSNHDGLLSVGVPGTVAGLWAAHQKMGSKPWAELLQPAIDLAEKGIPSSWDMQGILKYFQSQDDPVYDGSKAAFLKDGKDLYEPGELWKQPDLAQTLKRIQKDGRDGFYKGKTAKLIAKFMEKHGGIITAEDLAQYQAVEQPAIHGTYRGHDIYAMGPPSSGGVAMVEMLNILEGFNLKEIGHNSALYLHLLTEAMRRAYADRAEFIGDPAFNPQMPLERLTSKKYADELRATIDLFMASPSDSSRFNEGLLAMESEETTHFSVVDAEGNAVSLTYTLEYSYGSRIVAEGAGFLLNNEMGDFNPVPGLTNSQGLIGTPPNLVAPQKRMLSSMSPAIVAKDGKPLLVIGSPGGRTIINTVMQVILNVIDHGMDVAQAIEAGRIHHQWLPDITSFETHSISPDTRRLYEMMGHKVRFRGAQGQAMGIYIDPVTGIRYGAADSRSFDGKAVGY, from the coding sequence ATGCAACCAATCTTTCGCCAAGTCCTGTTTTTAGGCCTTTGCCTATTGACTAGCCTCAGTTACGCCCAATCCGGCCGCCTACCCGCCCCCGCCAAACACGGCATGGTCACCAGCAGCCAATACCTGGGATCAGAAGTCGGACAAGCCATCCTGAAAGCAGGAGGGAATGCCGTTGATGCAGCTGTAGCGACAGCTTTTGCCCTTGCCGTCACTTATCCTTCCGCTGGGAATATCGGTGGTGGCGGTTTCCTGGTGTACCACGGCGCCGATGGAACCGTGACGACCTTTAACTTCCGAGAGAAAGCGCCACTCGCCGCTACATCCGACATGTACCTGGATGAAAACGGTAAGATTCGGAATAACAGCAACCACGATGGTCTTTTGTCTGTTGGTGTACCCGGTACTGTAGCCGGTTTGTGGGCCGCGCACCAAAAGATGGGAAGTAAGCCCTGGGCAGAGCTGCTACAACCGGCGATTGATCTGGCTGAAAAGGGCATTCCTTCCTCCTGGGATATGCAAGGCATTTTAAAGTACTTCCAGTCGCAAGATGATCCAGTCTATGATGGTTCAAAAGCCGCTTTTCTGAAAGATGGAAAAGATTTGTATGAACCTGGTGAATTATGGAAACAACCAGACCTGGCGCAAACCCTTAAACGGATCCAAAAGGATGGCCGAGATGGCTTCTACAAAGGTAAAACAGCCAAATTGATCGCCAAATTCATGGAAAAACATGGCGGGATCATCACCGCAGAAGATTTGGCCCAATACCAGGCGGTGGAGCAGCCCGCGATTCACGGAACTTATCGCGGCCACGATATCTACGCTATGGGACCGCCCAGCTCTGGGGGCGTAGCGATGGTAGAGATGTTGAATATTTTAGAAGGATTCAATTTGAAAGAAATTGGTCATAATTCGGCGCTTTATTTGCATTTACTCACCGAGGCCATGCGTCGGGCCTATGCAGATCGAGCCGAATTCATCGGTGATCCGGCTTTCAATCCGCAGATGCCCCTCGAACGCCTCACTTCCAAAAAATATGCGGATGAACTGCGGGCAACCATCGACTTGTTTATGGCGTCGCCTAGTGATTCTTCTCGTTTCAATGAGGGACTCCTGGCCATGGAAAGTGAAGAAACGACCCATTTTTCGGTGGTAGACGCTGAGGGAAATGCGGTTTCTTTGACCTACACCCTAGAATATAGCTATGGCTCCAGAATTGTAGCGGAAGGGGCTGGCTTCTTGCTCAATAATGAAATGGGCGATTTCAATCCAGTACCAGGCTTGACCAATTCGCAAGGCCTGATTGGCACCCCACCCAACCTGGTTGCCCCCCAGAAGCGGATGCTTTCCAGCATGTCTCCGGCCATTGTGGCCAAAGACGGAAAACCGCTGCTCGTCATCGGAAGCCCTGGCGGCCGGACGATCATTAACACCGTCATGCAGGTCATCCTGAATGTCATAGATCATGGTATGGATGTGGCACAAGCCATTGAGGCTGGCCGTATCCACCATCAATGGTTACCTGATATTACGTCTTTTGAAACACACTCCATCTCTCCTGATACGCGTCGATTATATGAAATGATGGGCCATAAAGTTCGCTTTCGAGGTGCACAAGGCCAGGCCATGGGCATCTATATCGACCCGGTGACGGGCATCAGGTATGGCGCTGCTGATTCCAGGAGCTTTGATGGGAAGGCGGTGGGGTATTAG
- a CDS encoding DUF4440 domain-containing protein, with translation MKSIALYLFFLLLPSFAFTQTTKDIEAVKAILMQQSVDWSKGDIDAFMQYYWKSDELQFVGSGGVIKGWQATMERYKRNYPDLDAMGKLTFDILEVHQLSKKVIMLTGKYTLDRKNDRPTGYFILVWKKMKGKWLIVADHTSASEG, from the coding sequence ATGAAAAGCATTGCCCTTTATCTATTTTTTCTCCTCCTCCCCAGCTTCGCTTTCACCCAAACGACCAAAGACATTGAGGCGGTAAAAGCCATTTTGATGCAGCAATCCGTCGATTGGAGCAAGGGCGACATTGATGCTTTTATGCAGTATTACTGGAAATCTGATGAGCTACAATTTGTCGGAAGCGGCGGTGTGATCAAAGGCTGGCAGGCGACCATGGAGCGCTACAAACGCAACTACCCAGACCTTGACGCCATGGGCAAACTGACCTTCGACATCCTGGAAGTCCACCAACTAAGCAAAAAGGTAATCATGCTGACCGGGAAATATACCCTTGACCGGAAAAATGACCGGCCAACGGGCTATTTCATTTTAGTTTGGAAAAAGATGAAGGGAAAATGGTTGATTGTGGCCGATCATACCAGTGCAAGCGAGGGGTAG